The genomic window GGAATTCGGAGGAAAAATAGATCTTCTGGTATACTCTCTAGCTTCAGGTGTGAGAACCGATCCTGATACCAAGGAGGTCTACAAGTCAAACTTAAGACCACAGGGAGAATCTCTCACTGGATTTACCTTTAATGTAGAGAAAGAGTGTATGGAGGAGGTAACTCTTCCCCCTGCCACAGAAGAAGACCTCACTAATACTGTAAAGGTAATGGGAGGAGAAGACTGGGAACTGTGGGTAAAAGCACTGATCGAAGCTGATGTTGTTTCTAAAGGATTCAAGACTTTGGCCTATTCATACATAGGTCCTGCTGTAATGGAGGGGATCTACAGACACGGGACCATAGGTTCTGCCAAAGAGCACCTTGAAAAAACTGCACGTGACCTTAATCAAGTTTTAAAGGAAGAAAAATCAGGAGAAGCTTATGTTGCAGTAAATAAAGCTATAGTTACAAAGGCTAGTGCATACATCCCTATATTCCCACTATATGCCTCTGCCCTCATGAAAGTCATGGAGGAAAAGGGTATAGAGGAAAACGCTATAGAGCACACTCACAGACTCTTTGCAGATATGGTTTACGGAGACAAACCTGAATTTGACTCTGAAAAAAGAATGAGACCTGATTCCTGGGAACTAAGGGAAGATGTACAGGAAGAAGTATTAGAGATATATAAGAAAGTTACCGAGGACAATTTTAAAGAACTTACAGATTTTGATAAATATAAAACAGAATTCCTAAAATTAAATGGTTTTAAAGTAGACGGAGTTGACTATGAAGAAGATGTTGATTTAGAGAAATTAGCTGAGCTCAAACCTTAAATTATTTTATTAAGAAAGTCCTTACTGGGGCTTTCTTTTGCTTTAGATCAAATAATAAAAATAACAAAAGGATATTTTAAAAAAAGTCGTATTTATTTTAGTGGGTTATTTTTATGAAAATGAATTTCTACAGGGGGTAAAACTATAAAAATACATTGCATGAGATTAACAGAAGGAGATGATATAAAAAAATCCATAACCGAATACTTAGCAGAAAAAAATATACTGGCAGGAGTAGTCCTTTCCTCTGTAGGTTGTGTTATACAGGGCAGGATAAGATTAGCAGATGGTAAGACCGTAAGAGAATTTCAGAAAAATTTGGAGATATTATCTATCAATGGGACTCTATCTCTAAATGGAAGTCACCTTCATATCTCATACGGTGACAAGGAGGGTGTTGTTTACGGGGGACATCTAGTTGAAGAAAATATAGTTAATACAACTTGTGAACTTATTATAGGAGAATTCTTCCAATATTCTTTCAATAGAATTTTTGATGAGAAAACAGGGTATAAGGAAATTGAGATAATTGAGAGGAGATGAATGCTATGTCAGGTAAGGGGCATGTCACAAAACATGATATAGAGATGTATCTGTGTGAAAAAATTTCCAAAAGAAAACTTAAAGTACTTAAAGATAAATTTAAAAAAGAGATTTCATTAGAAAAAGAGGAGCTAGAAAAATACCGTCAGATTTATGAAGAGTATGTCTATAAAGATGAATTAAGAATTTATAAGGAAAGAAATGAAAAAAATATTGAAATTTTAGATGCTCTCCAAAAAATATTCCCAGAGGATATTGAATTATCTAAATTAAGTATTTAAGCTGTGACAGAAGCCACAGCTTTTTTTCATAATACTATCTTATCTGCGTTTATTGAGCCTATATCGTGAGATCCAGTCAGAATCATTCCCTGATAAAGCTGAGATTTTATAGTTTCTAATATAGTTTTTACTCCTTCCTGCCTTCCACCTATAGATCCCCAGATAATTGGCCTGCCTAATAAAACTCCTTTGGCACCCAATGCTATATATTTTATGATGTCAGCTCCCTCCCTAACATTTCCGTCAGCAAGAACCACTACATCCTCTCCTACGGCCTTTACTATATCGCTTAGGACCTCACAAGGTGCCAAAGTATGGTTTAAGACCCTTCCACCATGATTTGACACTACTATTGCCGCGGCTCCAGCTCCTACACATATTTTTGCTTCCTCAACTGAGAGAACTCCCTTTACTATAAAAGGCAGTTCTGTAGATGAAACCAGCTCCTTTAGCTCCTCTGGAGTTTTCGGGCCTACAGGCTGACCAAAAAGCTTCATTGTCACAAGTCCTGCTCCATCTATATCCACACCTACGGCGAGTGACCCTGCTTCTTCTGCCATTTTTATTCTGGTAATGATCTCACTGTTTTCTCTAGGCTTTATTATAGCTATTCCTTTCCCGCCTGATTTTTTCAGAGCCTCTATCCCGTGAATATAGCAGTTAGCATCTCCTGTATCTCCTATCATTGCTATGGTCCCGGCATCCATCGAACCAAACACCACATCATTTATATATTCTTGGTCGGAAACACTTCCACCCATATTAAATTTTGTTCCTGTAATAGGAGCTGTTATAACCGGAATGGATAATTTTTCACCAAAAATGGTGAAAGAAGTGTTCGGATTCGTTGCACTATGGAGAGTCTTCATGGACAATTTAATGTTCTTTAATTTTTTAAAGCTTCTTTTGAAAGATTCTCCTGTTCCTGCTCCGCCCATTCCCGGAACTTGACCGGCACACCAAACTCCGTTGCACTCAGTGCACAAGTTGCAAAACCCCTTCATCTTCCCTCTAGCGTTTGATCTTACTTCTCTTAGTTCCATATACCCTCCCTAAATTAGTGTAAAAATGATGTTAAAAAAAGTTAAAAAACAAAAGAATTCCTCAAAAAAAGTTTATCCTATAGAATAAATTATGTCAAATATCAAAAAAAATTAGTAAAAACATCCTTTAATATTTACAGTAAAATTATAGTTTTAAGCTTAACTGTGTTCTAATGAAGCGCAGTTGTTCTAAAAAAACACGTTGACAAATTTTATGGGATGATGTAGTGTTAAATTAACGTTGTGATTAATTTTTACAACTATAAAATATTTAATCGAATTAAAGAGGAAGCTAAAATTATTAAATGGTACCGACTTAGTCAATAATTTAATTTTGTACTTTAAATAAAATATTAATTAAAAAAATATTTAAGAGGGAGTGATTTTTAAATGGTAAGCAGAACGGTGGAAATAAAAAATGAAACTGGTTTACATACAAGACCTGGTAATGAGTTTGTAACTATGGCAAAAACTTTTGAATCAAAGATAGAGGTTGAAAATGAGGCTGGTAAAGTTGTAAAAGCAACTTCTCTTCTAAAGGTTCTTTCTCTAGGAATAAAAAAAGGTGCTAAAATAACTGTTCATGCAGAAGGAACAGATGCTGATGAAGCCGTTGAACAACTAGCGACTCTTTTGTCAAATTTAAGAGACTAATTTAAAATAAAATTTGAAATTAGAGGGTACTTTGTACCTTCTAATTTTTCGATAGTATCACTAATAACTTGATGAAGAAGGAGAGTTACAGATGAGAAAATTTATCAAGGGGATAGATGCCTCCCCAGGAGTTGCGATAGGTAAGGTATACCTGCATAAAGAAATAGAACTTGTAATTAATACAGGAAATATAGAGGATATCGAAAAAGAAAAGGAAAAACTTATCACCTCGAGAGATAAATCAAAAGAACAGCTTATCGAAATAAGAAAAAAAACAGCCGTTAAATTAGGTGAAGACAAAGCTTCTATTTTCGATGGTCACATAACTCTTTTAGAAGATGAGGATCTATTTGACGAAGTTGTAGAACTTATAGAAGATGAAGAGATCTCTGCAGAGAATGCTTTGTCACGTGGGATAGAATCTTATTGTGAAATGCTTGGAAACCTAGAAGATGAGTACCTCAGAGAAAGAGCTGCTGACTTAAGAGACATCGGTAACAGATGGCTACACAATATACTAGGACATGAAATGGGAGACCTTAGTTCCCTTCAGCCTAATACAGTTATTATAGCTAAAGATCTGACTCCTTCTGACACTGCGCAGATAGACCTTGAAAATGTTCTTGCATTTGTAACTGAGATCGGCGGAAGAACAGCTCATTCATCTATTATGGCCAGATCATTGGAAATCCCTGCAGTTGTAGGGACCGGAGACGTCTGCAGTCATGTAAATGGTGGAGAGTCTATCATAGTAGATGCCACGACAGGAGATATAATAATTGACCCTTACATCGAAGAGCTCTCACAGTATGAAAAAAAGAGAGAGGCTTTTATCGCCGAAAAAGAAGAACTCAAAATGCTTTTAGACAAAGAGGCCGTTTCTGTAGACGGTACAAAAGTAGATATGTGGGGGAATATAGGAAGCCCTAATGATCTGGCGGGATTACACAGAAATGGTGCAGAGGGGATAGGTCTTTACAGAACAGAGTTTCTTTTTATGAATAACGACAGATTCCCTACTGAAGATGAACAGTTTGAAGCGTATAAAACTGTAGTTGAATCTTTAGAAGGTAAACCTGTAACAATAAGAACTATGGATATAGGGGGAGACAAGGCCCTTTCCTATATGGAACTTCCAAAAGAAGAAAATCCATTTTTAGGATGGAGAGCACTAAGAGTATGTCTAGACAGAAAAGATATATTAAAAACTCAATTCAGAGCACTTTTAAGAGCATCTGCTTTTGGATATGTAAAGATCATGCTTCCTATGATAATATCCCTTTATGAGGTAAGACAGGCAAAAGTTATTTTAGAAGAGTGTAAGACAGAATTAAGAGAAGAGGGAGTAGCATTTGACGAAAATATTCAATATGGTATAATGGTGGAGACTCCTGCCGTTGCCATGAGAGCCAAATATTTTGCAAAAGAGGTAGATTTCTTCTCTATCGGTACAAATGATCTTACTCAGTATACCCTTGCTGTCGACAGAGGAAACGAAAACATCGCACATCTTTATGATCCATTCAACCCTGCTGTACTTCAGGCAATAAAAATGGCCATTGACGGAGCTCATGAAGAGGGAATCACTATATCTATGTGTGGTGAGTTTGCCGGGGACGAGAGAGCCACTGCTGTGTTGTTTGGAATGGGACTAGATGCATTTTCAATGTCTGCCATCTCAATACCTAGAATAAAGAAAAACATCATGAAATTAGATAAAAAAGAGTGCGAGTCCTTAGTTGAAAGACTTTTAGATATGGGTACTGCTGAGGAGATAAAAACTGTTATTGCAGAATTTAATTCAGCTAAATAATTTTTAATAACTTTTCCTCCCTGTAAAGGGAGGATTTTTTATTTTTTGCTTCTTGGTCCAAGTTTTTTTGACTGTTTTTGGTGCTTTATGTGAATTTATTGACTTTTTTTGATTGCTTTTAAATGAATTTGGTTGATTTTTTTAAAAAAATAATGTATATTTTAAATAAGGAGTTGATAAGATGTTGAGTCGAGAAAGGTATGACATAATATTAAATCTTTTGAAAAGCAAAGAGATCGTGAAAATGAAAGAGTTCGTAGAAACTTTAAACATTTCAGAGTCAACAATCAGACGAGATTTAAGTTATTTAGAAGAACACAGACTCCTTAAAAGAGTCCACGGCGGGGCTACCCTCCCTGAAAATTCTTATGAAGCTGATTTTAACACTAAAAATATTCAGAATAAATTTGAAAAAGATAAAATAGGGGAAACTGCTTCTAAAATTGTTCTAGATGGAGAATGCATCTTCATAGATGCAGGGACAACCACAGAAAGAATGATAAAGTACCTCCAAGGTAAAAATGTCACCGTAGTAACAAACGGGGTAACCCACATACCAGAACTGATGAAATACAGTATAAGAGCCTACCTGACGGGAGGAAGGATAAAAAA from uncultured Ilyobacter sp. includes these protein-coding regions:
- a CDS encoding alpha-hydroxy-acid oxidizing protein; its protein translation is MELREVRSNARGKMKGFCNLCTECNGVWCAGQVPGMGGAGTGESFKRSFKKLKNIKLSMKTLHSATNPNTSFTIFGEKLSIPVITAPITGTKFNMGGSVSDQEYINDVVFGSMDAGTIAMIGDTGDANCYIHGIEALKKSGGKGIAIIKPRENSEIITRIKMAEEAGSLAVGVDIDGAGLVTMKLFGQPVGPKTPEELKELVSSTELPFIVKGVLSVEEAKICVGAGAAAIVVSNHGGRVLNHTLAPCEVLSDIVKAVGEDVVVLADGNVREGADIIKYIALGAKGVLLGRPIIWGSIGGRQEGVKTILETIKSQLYQGMILTGSHDIGSINADKIVL
- a CDS encoding HPr family phosphocarrier protein, translated to MVSRTVEIKNETGLHTRPGNEFVTMAKTFESKIEVENEAGKVVKATSLLKVLSLGIKKGAKITVHAEGTDADEAVEQLATLLSNLRD
- the ptsP gene encoding phosphoenolpyruvate--protein phosphotransferase — translated: MRKFIKGIDASPGVAIGKVYLHKEIELVINTGNIEDIEKEKEKLITSRDKSKEQLIEIRKKTAVKLGEDKASIFDGHITLLEDEDLFDEVVELIEDEEISAENALSRGIESYCEMLGNLEDEYLRERAADLRDIGNRWLHNILGHEMGDLSSLQPNTVIIAKDLTPSDTAQIDLENVLAFVTEIGGRTAHSSIMARSLEIPAVVGTGDVCSHVNGGESIIVDATTGDIIIDPYIEELSQYEKKREAFIAEKEELKMLLDKEAVSVDGTKVDMWGNIGSPNDLAGLHRNGAEGIGLYRTEFLFMNNDRFPTEDEQFEAYKTVVESLEGKPVTIRTMDIGGDKALSYMELPKEENPFLGWRALRVCLDRKDILKTQFRALLRASAFGYVKIMLPMIISLYEVRQAKVILEECKTELREEGVAFDENIQYGIMVETPAVAMRAKYFAKEVDFFSIGTNDLTQYTLAVDRGNENIAHLYDPFNPAVLQAIKMAIDGAHEEGITISMCGEFAGDERATAVLFGMGLDAFSMSAISIPRIKKNIMKLDKKECESLVERLLDMGTAEEIKTVIAEFNSAK
- a CDS encoding DeoR/GlpR family DNA-binding transcription regulator; this translates as MLSRERYDIILNLLKSKEIVKMKEFVETLNISESTIRRDLSYLEEHRLLKRVHGGATLPENSYEADFNTKNIQNKFEKDKIGETASKIVLDGECIFIDAGTTTERMIKYLQGKNVTVVTNGVTHIPELMKYSIRAYLTGGRIKNTTGALVGVETIESLKKYNFNKCFIGVNGIDLKTGYTTPDIEEAEIKREVIKKSQKSYILADYKKFGKTSFVSFGKLEDSTIITDRLPAEEYRKQTKIKEC
- the fabV gene encoding enoyl-ACP reductase FabV, with translation MVIKPKIKGSLALNCHPIGCKEEVLSQIKYVENSKKYKGAKKVLILGASSGYGLATRISLAFGGPEADTIGVSFEREGTAKKVGSAGWYSNIWFKEEAEKKGLIAKNIIGDAFSHDMKKDVIKYIKEEFGGKIDLLVYSLASGVRTDPDTKEVYKSNLRPQGESLTGFTFNVEKECMEEVTLPPATEEDLTNTVKVMGGEDWELWVKALIEADVVSKGFKTLAYSYIGPAVMEGIYRHGTIGSAKEHLEKTARDLNQVLKEEKSGEAYVAVNKAIVTKASAYIPIFPLYASALMKVMEEKGIEENAIEHTHRLFADMVYGDKPEFDSEKRMRPDSWELREDVQEEVLEIYKKVTEDNFKELTDFDKYKTEFLKLNGFKVDGVDYEEDVDLEKLAELKP
- a CDS encoding PPC domain-containing DNA-binding protein; amino-acid sequence: MRLTEGDDIKKSITEYLAEKNILAGVVLSSVGCVIQGRIRLADGKTVREFQKNLEILSINGTLSLNGSHLHISYGDKEGVVYGGHLVEENIVNTTCELIIGEFFQYSFNRIFDEKTGYKEIEIIERR